A single region of the candidate division KSB1 bacterium genome encodes:
- the nusA gene encoding transcription termination factor NusA has translation MNAPIVEAVGQILRDKNIDRDVFQEIIEGVFLTMIKKKYGHADNFEVIFNLEKGDIEIFCEKVVVDDDDVTDPVTQIPLSRALKIDDDLDIGETYAELVNVDDFGRRLVTSARQNLTQKIKEIEKENIYQEFSARIGEVVTGEIHQINRREIRVNLDRHDAIVPKPEQIYNEKYVRGKAIRAVIKEVNRTTKDPEIVLSRADAMFVRRLFELEVPEIFDNIIEIKSISREPGDRTKIAVMSHDKRIDPVGACVGMKGIRIQAVVRELNNEKIDIVHWSQDAELYIKRAMAPVTPLLVTVDEESRSATAIVPDDQIQFAIGRRGQNVRLASQLTGYNIQPIKESEYLAPEELLVADVAELDDLVKHKLIEAGFESAETVLDAGKERLLLIDGLDEESADHVLEVLAAYFIETGEPAAETEADAEAVPQTAPATDPSSSAA, from the coding sequence ATGAATGCCCCCATCGTTGAAGCGGTTGGTCAAATCCTCCGCGACAAGAACATCGACCGCGACGTGTTTCAGGAAATCATCGAGGGCGTCTTCCTCACGATGATCAAAAAGAAATACGGCCATGCGGATAACTTCGAGGTCATCTTTAACCTCGAAAAAGGCGATATCGAAATCTTCTGCGAAAAAGTCGTGGTCGATGATGACGACGTCACCGATCCCGTCACCCAGATCCCGCTCTCCCGGGCTCTGAAAATCGACGACGACCTCGATATCGGCGAAACCTACGCCGAACTGGTCAATGTCGATGATTTCGGCCGGCGACTCGTCACGTCCGCGCGCCAGAATCTGACCCAGAAGATCAAGGAAATCGAAAAGGAGAATATCTACCAGGAATTCTCCGCCCGCATCGGTGAAGTCGTCACCGGCGAAATCCATCAGATCAACCGCCGCGAAATCCGCGTGAATCTGGATCGCCATGACGCCATCGTCCCCAAGCCCGAACAGATCTACAACGAAAAATACGTTCGCGGCAAGGCCATCCGGGCCGTAATCAAGGAAGTCAACCGCACGACCAAGGACCCCGAGATCGTGCTGTCCCGCGCCGACGCTATGTTCGTGCGCCGCCTGTTCGAGTTGGAAGTCCCGGAGATCTTCGATAATATCATCGAGATTAAGAGCATCTCCCGCGAACCCGGCGATCGCACAAAAATCGCCGTCATGAGTCACGACAAACGCATCGATCCCGTCGGCGCGTGCGTCGGCATGAAAGGCATCCGCATTCAGGCCGTCGTGCGCGAACTCAACAACGAAAAAATCGATATCGTGCATTGGAGTCAGGACGCCGAACTGTACATCAAACGCGCCATGGCCCCCGTGACGCCGCTGCTGGTCACCGTTGACGAAGAATCCCGCAGTGCCACCGCCATCGTGCCCGACGATCAGATTCAGTTCGCCATCGGCCGCCGCGGCCAGAACGTGCGACTCGCTTCGCAATTGACCGGCTACAATATCCAGCCGATCAAGGAATCCGAATACCTCGCGCCCGAAGAACTGCTCGTCGCCGACGTGGCGGAACTCGACGATCTGGTCAAGCACAAACTTATCGAAGCCGGCTTCGAATCCGCGGAGACCGTGCTCGATGCCGGCAAGGAACGACTGCTCCTGATCGACGGCCTCGATGAAGAATCCGCCGATCACGTCCTCGAAGTCCTGGCCGCCTACTTCATTGAAACCGGCGAACCCGCCGCCGAAACCGAGGCCGACGCCGAGGCCGTCCCCCAGACCGCCCCCGCCACCGACCCGTCATCGTCCGCGGCTTAA